The Rhododendron vialii isolate Sample 1 chromosome 6a, ASM3025357v1 genome includes a window with the following:
- the LOC131331231 gene encoding transcription factor SPATULA-like isoform X2, which yields MADLYNANLHSSPLESEEMTSFLHNLLHKQPFSSPPQPPPAATGLVGRSPAFADSDGRFGERDSVMVDSSAGINFSDPGRGFMADARVVYGRDSDGITSMFKRKFSEESDFDEFGSDFTGPEASEAPVNPALPRSSKRTRAAEVHNLSEKTDKASMLDEVIEYLKQLQLQVQMLSMRNGLSLHPLCFPESLHSALMPQPVLSFDEGNEVLNSNRGQDTFSRNQEISVQAAYDFPNQVPMTNINNSETSFGLEPSMQNHYGPFHHHSKELCHEDGLSQLQLDMSCSVKNSSSGVSS from the exons ATGGCGGATCTATACAACGCGAACCTTCACTCTTCCCCCCTCGAATCCGAAGAAATGACGTCGTTTCTCCACAACCTCCTCCACAAGCAACCCTTCTCGTCTCCGCCACAACCGCCCCCGGCCGCGACCGGTTTGGTCGGCCGGTCGCCGGCTTTCGCCGACTCGGACGGCCGGTTCGGGGAGAGAGACTCGGTGATGGTTGACTCGTCTGCTGGGATCAATTTCTCTGATCCCGGCCGTGGATTCATGGCGGATGCGAGGGTGGTGTACGGTAGGGATTCTGACGGGATCACGTCGATGTTCAAGAGGAAGTTTTCGGAGGAGAGTGATTTTGATGAGTTTGGCTCTGATTTCACG GGACCTGAAGCATCAGAGGCGCCAGTAAATCCAGCTCTTCCGCGTTCGTCAAAGAGGACTCGAGCTGCGGAGGTTCATAATTTGTCCGAAAAG ACTGATAAGGCATCGATGCTGGATGAAGTAATTGAATATTTGAAGCAGCTTCAACTACAAGTACAG ATGCTATCTATGAGAAATGGACTAAGTTTGCATCCCCTTTGCTTTCCGGAGTCTCTGCATTCGGCACTAATGCCCCAGCCAGTATTAAGCTTCGATGAGGGAAACGAAGTGCTGAATTCAAACAGAGGGCAAGATACATTTTCCAGAAACCAAGAGATTTCAGTTCAGGCCGCCTATGATTTTCCAAATCAGGTCCCAATGACAAACATCAACAATTCAGAAACCTCATTTGGATTGGAACCATCTATGCAGAACCACTATGGACCCTTCCATCACCATTCAAAG GAACTTTGCCATGAAGATGGGTTGTCACAACTGCAATTAGACATGAGTTGCTCTGTGAAGAACTCATCATCTGGTGTGTCTTCTTAA
- the LOC131331231 gene encoding transcription factor SPATULA-like isoform X1 — MADLYNANLHSSPLESEEMTSFLHNLLHKQPFSSPPQPPPAATGLVGRSPAFADSDGRFGERDSVMVDSSAGINFSDPGRGFMADARVVYGRDSDGITSMFKRKFSEESDFDEFGSDFTGPEASEAPVNPALPRSSKRTRAAEVHNLSEKRRRSRINEKMKALQKLIPNSNKTDKASMLDEVIEYLKQLQLQVQMLSMRNGLSLHPLCFPESLHSALMPQPVLSFDEGNEVLNSNRGQDTFSRNQEISVQAAYDFPNQVPMTNINNSETSFGLEPSMQNHYGPFHHHSKELCHEDGLSQLQLDMSCSVKNSSSGVSS; from the exons ATGGCGGATCTATACAACGCGAACCTTCACTCTTCCCCCCTCGAATCCGAAGAAATGACGTCGTTTCTCCACAACCTCCTCCACAAGCAACCCTTCTCGTCTCCGCCACAACCGCCCCCGGCCGCGACCGGTTTGGTCGGCCGGTCGCCGGCTTTCGCCGACTCGGACGGCCGGTTCGGGGAGAGAGACTCGGTGATGGTTGACTCGTCTGCTGGGATCAATTTCTCTGATCCCGGCCGTGGATTCATGGCGGATGCGAGGGTGGTGTACGGTAGGGATTCTGACGGGATCACGTCGATGTTCAAGAGGAAGTTTTCGGAGGAGAGTGATTTTGATGAGTTTGGCTCTGATTTCACG GGACCTGAAGCATCAGAGGCGCCAGTAAATCCAGCTCTTCCGCGTTCGTCAAAGAGGACTCGAGCTGCGGAGGTTCATAATTTGTCCGAAAAG AGGAGGAGGAGTAGGATCAATGAGAAGATGAAAGCATTGCAGAAATTAATTCCGAATTCTAATAAG ACTGATAAGGCATCGATGCTGGATGAAGTAATTGAATATTTGAAGCAGCTTCAACTACAAGTACAG ATGCTATCTATGAGAAATGGACTAAGTTTGCATCCCCTTTGCTTTCCGGAGTCTCTGCATTCGGCACTAATGCCCCAGCCAGTATTAAGCTTCGATGAGGGAAACGAAGTGCTGAATTCAAACAGAGGGCAAGATACATTTTCCAGAAACCAAGAGATTTCAGTTCAGGCCGCCTATGATTTTCCAAATCAGGTCCCAATGACAAACATCAACAATTCAGAAACCTCATTTGGATTGGAACCATCTATGCAGAACCACTATGGACCCTTCCATCACCATTCAAAG GAACTTTGCCATGAAGATGGGTTGTCACAACTGCAATTAGACATGAGTTGCTCTGTGAAGAACTCATCATCTGGTGTGTCTTCTTAA
- the LOC131331230 gene encoding probable serine/threonine-protein kinase At1g01540, whose product MSTSLNDQLSQRTSIFGLRLWVVLGICFGAAIVLVLFLLSLYFTSRRNHHNNKKTTRHLKPTIPNVSKEIQEIRVENPPQQTHFQENPKPATEPDPVHVPERLEDERLIGHQRIHVEVGKGHRISYPDRGCGGGGGGEQVGMCGPEVSHLGWGHWYTLRELEESTNGFCDENVIGEGGYGIVYSGVLRDSTRVAVKNLLNNRGQAEKEFKVEVEAIGRVRHKNLVRLLGYCAEGAHRMLVYEYVDNGNLEQWLHGDVGPCSPLTWDIRMNVVLGTAKGLTYLHEGLEPKVVHRDIKSSNILLDKQWNAKVSDFGLAKLLGSERSYVTTRVMGTFGYVAPEYASTGMLNERSDVYSFGILLMEIISGRTPVDYSRPQGEVNLVEWLKAMVSSRNAEGVLDPKISEKPSSRALKRALLVALRCVDPNGQKRPKMGRVIHMLEADDFPFRDERRAGREHGHFHHGSIKERLMEKSVIESGDSSGYESSAQASRSLWRKQEPEEEQ is encoded by the exons atgtccaCGTCTCTAAACGACCAGCTCTCCCAACGAACCTCAATCTTCGGCCTTCGCTTATGGGTCGTCCTCGGCATATGCTTCGGCGCCGCAATTGTCCTcgtcctcttcctcctctccctctacTTCACCTCCAGACGCAaccaccacaacaacaaaaaaaccacTCGCCATCTCAAACCCACCATCCCGAACGTCTCCAAAGAGATCCAAGAGATCCGCGTCGAAAACCCACCTCAACAAACCCACTTCCAAGAAAACCCCAAACCCGCTACAGAACCCGACCCGGTACACGTACCCGAACGACTAGAAGACGAGAGGTTAATTGGGCACCAGAGGATTCATGTGGAGGTTGGGAAGGGCCACCGGATTTCCTACCCAGACCGCGGCtgcggcggcggaggaggaggggaGCAGGTGGGGATGTGTGGGCCAGAGGTGTCGCATTTGGGGTGGGGGCATTGGTACACGCTTAGAGAGCTTGAGGAGTCGACTAATGGGTTTTGTGATGAGAATGTGATTGGGGAAggtgggtatgggattgtttACAGTGGGGTGTTGAGAGATAGTACCCGTGTGGCTGTCAAGAATTTGCTCAATAACAG GGGACAAGCTGAGAAGGAGTTTAAAGTTGAAGTTGAAGCAATTGGGCGCGTTCGGCATAAGAATTTGGTGAGGTTGCTGGGTTACTGCGCAGAAGGTGCTCATAG GATGCTTGTTTATGAGTATGTAGACAATGGAAATTTGGAACAGTGGCTACACGGAGATGTAGGGCCATGCAGCCCTCTTACGTGGGATATCCGCATGAACGTTGTACTTGGAACTGCAAAAGG GTTGACTTATCTTCATGAGGGGCTTGAGCCCAAGGTTGTTCACCGGGATATCAAGTCAAGCAACATTTTGCTTGATAAGCAGTGGAATGCCAAAGTGTCAGACTTTGGCTTAGCTAAGCTCTTGGGCTCAGAGAGGAGTTACGTGACAACTCGAGTAATGGGAACCTTTGG TTATGTTGCTCCAGAATATGCTAGTACTGGCATGTTGAATGAGAGAAGTGACGTTTATAGTTTTGGGATTCTTCTTATGGAGATAATTTCTGGGAGGACTCCAGTGGATTATAGCCGTCCTCAGGGGGAG GTGAACCTAGTCGAGTGGCTTAAAGCAATGGTTTCCAGCAGGAATGCAGAAGGAGTTTTGGATCCTAAAATATCTGAGAAGCCTTCTTCAAGGGCATTGAAGCGTGCCCTTTTAGTAGCTCTACGGTGTGTAGACCCAAATGGTCAGAAGAGGCCGAAGATGGGTCGTGTAATACACATGCTTGAAGCTGATGATTTTCCCTTCAGAGAT GAGCGAAGAGCTGGACGAGAACATGGTCACTTTCACCATGGCAGTATAAAGGAGAGGTTGATGGAAAAAAGTGTGATTGAATCAGGTGACAGTAGTGGGTAT